In one window of Falco cherrug isolate bFalChe1 chromosome 12, bFalChe1.pri, whole genome shotgun sequence DNA:
- the TMEM69 gene encoding transmembrane protein 69: MFPLIQRCCFHTPFKLQKLTSPRLLLYGKNKTTWSSLGLQLQRGMCPLSRPPSLNPTSVYATKLQAFHTSLPFFKKKTPKESETKDLGVFKRSMESLKDSPKPALYLSLAGLIPFVSVPLVMATQGTYYPELVFAQVMYGATTVSFIGGMRWGFALPENSPAKPDWMNLANSTVPAIFACQALLLKDVTEGAVMLIIALGIALHYDVSLLPPYPRWFKVLRVVGTVVMVLSLLATLTLKVILEEQPSNTRPKWQNTK; encoded by the exons ATGTTTCCTCTCATACAACGATGCTGCTTCCACACACCTTTCAAA CTCCAGAAGTTAACCAGTCCCAGACTACTACTGTATGGAAAGAATAAGACAACTTGGTCTTCTCTtggcctccagctgcagagaggtATGTGTCCTCTCTCAAGACCTCCAAGCCTCAACCCAACATCAGTATATGCAACCAAGCTCCAGGCTTTTCACacctctctccccttcttcaagaagaaaactcCCAAAGAATCTGAGACCAAAGATTTGGGCGTCTTCAAACGAAGTATGGAATCACTCAAGGATTCTCCCAAGCCAGCCCTTTACTTGAGCCTCGCAGGGCTAATTCCGTTTGTTTCTGTGCCACTGGTAATGGCCACCCAAGGGACCTACTACCCCGAGCTGGTGTTTGCTCAGGTTATGTATGGTGCCACAACAGTCTCTTTCATAGGAGGAATGAGGTGGGGGTTTGCTCTCCCAGAAAACAGCCCGGCCAAGCCAGACTGGATGAACCTGGCTAACAGTACAGTTCCTGCAATCTTTGCCTGTCAAGCCTTACTTCTTAAAGATGTCACTGAAGGTGCAGTAATGCTAATAATAGCCTTAGGGATAGCACTACATTATGAcgtttcccttcttcccccttATCCTAGGTGGTTCAAAGTACTGAGGGTAGTGGGAACAGTGGTGATGGTATTATCACTGTTAGCTACTCTAACGCTGAAGGTTATTTTAGAGGAGCAGCCAAGTAACACAAGACCTAAATGGCAgaacacaaaataa